A single region of the Corticium candelabrum chromosome 15, ooCorCand1.1, whole genome shotgun sequence genome encodes:
- the LOC134191080 gene encoding CD109 antigen-like yields MRIVALDFEMKPYKGNVTIEISDGHGTKVQQWIDKSPVTGIVPLSFPLSDEPVAGVWNISVYALYPPAVENSKVQTSCFQVKEYVLPKFEVTVIVPPYIVTTYKTAPVTVVAKYTYGKPVKGVACLTAKSVYVSRYSTYVPRPTRTSQECKEIDGITDFNVLLGSNFLLSHYYYTVFPSYVEFNVTVTEKGTQTEINATETAVASEYDYVVTFLPGSHRTFKPGLPFTIKAINGTAEFEVFWGRNHFSDDIVANAIVDYANTATHTIQINGFFGKPQITTRSEEELLLPGSNELTFYTTEAVETNLFLLISSKGSLLRSWTESVKAEKSGKYSGVYEFGIAIDISCAMTSQFHLVSYYIGEKNTAVADVITLRVQPCFQHKLNVAFSLNETKPGKNIQMSITADPGSMVSLSAVDKSVYLVPSSCANQMTAENVLAEMSKYDVHSSFSDDGGTGLYSLSEPVIGGLRDWWRSWWPNTEYPHSFRSAGIAVMSSYHFGGKKIYRFKRQVGSGDGAEEEEGGLAGIGRVRTFFPETWPWEDHIADANGYVVLNLTVPDTVTTWVADAFAISESSAFGIAEMPATVLAFQPFFVSLSLPYSVIRGEEMTVIATVFNYYHENLTVLVVLEKQLSEVRFSDGDGNKRNTTILVHSKDSATVRFHIVPLQLGYIPLKVSAYSSLESDAVLRTLLVEPEGVEKRDSQSAFVSSSTNLEFPLELPNYVVNGSASVVLSVTGDFVGPAISCLGSLLRMPYGCGEQNMINFAPAVYIRKYLVETDSLTYATDEKTKRIMSTGYQRELTYQRRDGSYAAFGDGSMKGSLCLTALVMRVYAQALPYMYIDIESMSRSLCWLINQQSENGSLGVTVDVIHGELYCASVGSKETVQLELTAYNIMALLEVKRKLKNKELQCNDGNVFIDDVARKSILFLLKNIDNVVNPYSKAMVAYALAMANEEESDALIDQLFSLADRKGGTCFWSLGQQCRRSYRCRYQPSSIQTAAYVILACVERDRIAETVCIVSWLSEQMDGCGGYRSTQDTVLALFALSQAARNFYSDDPINMTLHVTMKNHINKTFSVDYHNKLITQREEIVIFHSTHVKSTQYWEWSRIVSGRSDLQHS; encoded by the exons ATGAGAATTGTTGCCCTTGATTTCGAAATGAAACCTTACAAAGGAAAC GTAACAATAGAGATATCG GATGGTCATGGTACTAAAGTTCAACAATGGATAGACAAATCGCCGGTCACAG GAATTGTTCCTTTGTCGTTTCCCTTGTCCGACGAGCCAGTTGCTGGAGTTTGGAACATTTCGGTGTACGCACTATACCCACCAGCAGTG GAGAATTCTAAAGTTCAAACTTCATGTTTTCAAGTCAAAGAATACG TACTACCAAAATTCGAAGTAACAGTTATCGTTCCACCTTACATTGTAACTACATACAAGACAGCTCCCGTAACGGTTGTAGCAAA ATACACTTATGGAAAACCGGTAAAAGGCGTGGCTTGTTTAACTGCAAAATCTGTATACGTCTCTCGCTATTCTACATATGTACCTCGACCAACACGTACGTCACAAGAATGCAAAGAG ATCGACGGAATAACCGACTTCAACGTTTTACTGGGATCAAACTTTTTATTATCACATTACTACTATACGGTATTTCCGTCCTACGTCGAGTTTAATGTAACAGTAACAGAAAAaggaacacagacagaaatcAACGCAACGGAGACAGCAGTAGCATCCGAATATGATTATGTTGTCACCTTCCTACCGGGATCACACAGAACGTTTAAACCAGGACTGCCTTTCACCATAAAG GCTATCAACGGTACGGCAGAATTTGAAGTGTTTTGGGGAAGAAATCATTTTAGTGATGACATCGTCGCTAAC GCGATAGTCGATTACGCTAATACAGCGACTCACACAATTCAAATAAACGGTTTTTTCGGCAAACCTCAGATCACCACCAGATCAGAAGAAGAGTTATTACTT CCTGGTAGCAATGAGTTGACATTCTACACAACTGAAGCGGTCGAAACAAACTTGTTTTTGCTG ATATCATCAAAAGGATCACTCCTGCGTTCCTGGACTGAATCAGTGAAAGCGGAAAAGTCTGGAAAGTATTCGGGAGTATACGAATTTGGTATTGCCATCGATATCAGCTGTGCAATGACTTCTCAGTTTCATCTCGTTTCCTACTATATCGGAGAGAAAAACACCGCAGTTGCTGATGTTATTACATTGAGAGTGCAGCCCTGTTTTCAACACAAG CTCAACGTGGCGTTTAGCTTAAATGAGACAAAACCTGGAAAAAACATACAGATGTCGATAACAGCAGATCCTGGTTCGATGGTCAGTTTATCAGCAGTAGATAAAAGCGTATATTTGGTGCCTTCCTCGTGTGCAAATCAAATGACTGCAGAAAAT GTATTAGCTGAAATGTCAAAATACGACGTTCATTCTAGCTTTTCTGACGACGGCGGAACGGGTCTGTATAGTTTAAGCGAACCGGTAATTGGTGGTTTGAGAGACTGGTGGAGATCGTGGTGGCCCAACACTGAATATCCTCATTCATTTCGA TCTGCAGGTATAGCAGTCATGAGCAGTTACCACTTTGGAGGTAAAAAGATTTATCGCTTTAAACGTCAAGTTGGTTCGGGTGACGGcgcagaagaagaagaaggtgGTCTAGCTGGCATTGGCAGAGTAAGAACTTTCTTTCCCGAAACGTGGCCGTGGGAAGATCACATCGCAGA TGCTAACGGATATGTGGTGTTGAACTTGACAGTTCCTGATACTGTCACTACGTGGGTGGCTGACGCATTCGCTATCTCAGAATCTTCAGCTTTTGGAATAGCGGAGATGCCTGCAACTGTCTTAGCGTTTCAACCATTTTTCGTGTCGCTCAGTCTTCCATATTCGGTCATTCGAGGAGAAGAGATGACTGTGATCGCTACAGTCTTTAATTATTATCACGAAAATCTCACG GTGTTGGTGGTATTAGAGAAACAACTATCAGAAGTTAGATTTTCCGACGGAGACGGCAATAAGAGAAATACGACTATCTTAGTTCATTCAAAAGACAGCGCTACTGTTCGTTTCCATATCGTACCGTTACAATTGGGATACATTCCGCTCAAAGTATCGGCCTATTCCTCGTTAGAATCCGATGCAGTGTTAAGGACTCTTTTAGTGGAA CCGGAAGGAGTTGAAAAACGTGATTCTCAAAGTGCTTTTGTTTCTTCATCAACTAATTTAGAATTTCCTCTGGAATTACCGAATTATGTCGTAAATGGTTCCGCTAGCGTCGTTTTGTCTGTGACAG GTGATTTCGTGGGTCCCGCCATAAGCTGCCTTGGTTCTCTTTTAAGAATGCCATATGGATGTGGAGAGCAGAACATGATCAACTTTGCTCCAGCCGTCTATATCAGAAAGTATCTCGTAGAAACCGATAGTCTTACGTACGCGACGGACGAAAAGACAAAGAGGATAATGAGTACAG GTTATCAGAGAGAATTGACGTACCAAAGAAGAGACGGCTCGTACGCTGCTTTCGGAGATGGCAGTATGAAAGGAAGCTTGTG tctgacagctctCGTTATGCGCGTTTATGCTCAAGCGTTACCGTACATGTACATCGACATCGAATCGATGAGCCGGTCGCTTTGTTGGTTGATAAATCAGCAAAGTGAGAACGGATCTCTAGGAGTGACAGTTGACGTCATACACGGAGAATTGTATTGTGCATCGGTCGGCTCAAAAGAAACCGTTCAATTAGAATTAACGGCATACAACATAATGGCACTTTTAGAAGTTAAACGCAAATTGAAAAACAAG GAATTGCAATGCAATGATGGCAACGTTTTTATCGACGATGTCGCTAGAAAGAGCATATTGTTTCTTCTAAAAAACATTGACAACGTAGTTAACCCGTATTCTAAGGCGATGGTAGCGTACGCGCTGGCCATGGCAAACGAGGAAGAGTCAGATGCACTCATTGACCAGCTATTCTCACTTGCAGACAGAAAAG GCGGCACGTGCTTTTGGTCTCTCGGACAGCAATGTAGACGGTCATATAGATGTCGCTACCAACCGTCGAGCATACAGACGGCTGCTTATGTAATTCTGGCATGTGTGGAGAGAGACAGAATAGCAGAGACGGTTTGTATCGTTTCGTGGTTGAGCGAGCAGATGGACGGATGCGGCGGATATCGATCGACTCAA GATACGGTATTGGCATTGTTTGCGCTTTCTCAAGCTGCACGAAATTTCTACTCTGATGATCCGATCAACATGACACTTCACGTTACAATGAAGAATCACATAAACAAAACGTTTAGCGTAGACTACCACAACAAACTGATCACTCAAAGAGAGGAG ATCGTCATATTCCATTCCACCCATGTAAAAAGCACGCAGTACTGGGAGTGGTCACGTATTGTTTCAG GCCGATCTGACCTACAACATTCCTAA
- the LOC134191281 gene encoding uncharacterized protein LOC134191281 yields MGYRTSKLASTGESPHELLFGRRARLPIDVELDKGLPEEQSTTQFGKDLKAKLQIPREIVNEKTTRAQHRQANVFNQRNKETKKFREGDYVWLYSPAVKRGLSPKLSKPYTGPFKILKLHSDNNVSIVHTQGGRQQRVHLNRLRHHYRRPMDLQDPEMMSTQQQNKQTTKRPFPLPDRNDYERTMGEL; encoded by the coding sequence ATGGGATACAGAACCTCGAAACTTGCATCCACTGGAGAAAGTCCACACGAGTTACTGTTTGGAAGGAGAGCACGACTTCCAATTGATGTAGAGCTTGATAAAGGATTACCAGAGGAGCAatctacaacacaatttgGCAAAGATCTCAAAGCTAAATTACAAATACCACGAGAAATAGTCAATGAAAAAACAACAAGGGCACAGCACAGGCAAGCAAATGTTTTTAACCAAAggaataaagaaacaaaaaagTTTAGAGAAGGAGACTATGTGTGGCTGTACAGTCCAGCGGTTAAGAGAGGTCTATCACCAAAGTTGTCAAAACCCTATACTGGTCCGTTCAAGATCCTGAAGCTCCACAGTGACAACAATGTCTCTATTGTTCACACACAAGGAGGTCGACAGCAACGAGTCCACCTGAACAGATTAAGACACCACTACCGACGACCCATGGACTTGCAGGATCCAGAGATGATGTCAActcaacaacagaacaagcagacaacaaaaCGACCTTTTCCATTGCCTGATCGTAATGACTATGAGCGTACGATGGGAGAACTGTGA